The genomic stretch ATCCTGGTAGATCGCGATCAGGTCAGGAATACCGCCGCCTTTGACGAACTCGGAACGCACGGTGTGACCCGGAGCCTTCGGCGCGATCATGATCACGTCGAGGTCAGCGCGCGGCACAACCTGGTTGTAGTGGATCGCGAAGCCGTGGGAGAACGCCAGGGTGGCGCCTTTCTTGATGTTCGGCTCGATTTCGTTCTTGTACAGGGCAGACTGGAACTCGTCCGGGGTCAGGATCATGACCAGGTCGGCAGCTGCAACAGCGGAAGCCACGTCAGTCACTTTCAGGCCGTGAGCTTCAGCCTTGGCAACGGTAGCCGAACCTTTACGCAGGCCAACGGTAACGTCAACGCCGGAATCTTTCAGGTTGCACGCTTGAGCGTGACCTTGGGAACCGTAACCGATGATGGCAACTTTCTTGCCCTGGATGATGGACAGGTCGCAGTCTTTTTCGTAATAAACTTTCATGAAATTCCCCTATATATCCAGGCCGTTCAGGCCATTCGCTAATTTGGTTTAGATGCTGAGTACTTTGTCGCCGCGGGCAATACCGGTTACGCCGCTACGGACGGTTTCCAGGATCGAAGCGGTGCCAATGGACTGGATGAAGCTGTCGAGCTTGTCGCTGGTACCGGTCAGTTGAACGGTATACACGCTGGCGCTGACATCTACGATCTGCCCACGATAAATATCCGTAGTGCGTTTGATCTCGGCGCGCTGGGCACCGGTAGCCTTGACCTTGACCAGCATCAGCTCGCGCTCGATGTGCGCGCTTTCCGACAGGTCGACCAGCTTGACCACTTCGATCAGCTTGTTCAGGTTCTTGGTGATCTGCTCGATAACTTCATCGTGCCCTACGGTGGTCAACGTCAGACGCGACAGGGTCGGGTCTTCGGTAGGTGCCACGGTCAGGCTTTCGATGTTGTAGTTACGCTGCGAGAACAGCCCGACTACACGCGACAGAGCGCCCGGTTCGTTTTCCAGAAGCAAGGAAATAATGTGCCGCATGATTAAGTACGCTCCGTCTTGCTCAGCCACATATCGCGCATGGAGCCGTCTTTGATCTGCATCGGGTAGACGTGCTCGCTGGTGTCGACCGAAATATCGATCACGACCAGGCGATCCTTCATGGCAAACGCTTCTTCCATCTTCGACTTGAGGTCTTTCGAGTCGGTGATGCGCACGCCGACGTGACCATAGGCCTCGGCCAGCTTGACGAAGTCAGGCAGCGACTCCATGTAGGAGTGCGAATGACGGCTGCCATAGCTCATGTCTTGCCACTGGCGAACCATGCCCAGCACACCGTTGTTGAGGATCACGATCTTGACCGGCAAGCCGTACTGCAGGCAGGTGGACAGCTCCTGGATGTTCATCTGGATGCTGCCTTCGCCTGTGACGCAGGCAACATCGACATCCGGGAAGCTCAACTTGATACCCATGGCCGCCGGGAAACCGAAGCCCATGGTGCCCAGGCCGCCGGAGTTGATCCAGCGGTTTGGCTTGTTGAACTTGTAGTACTGCGCCGCGAACATCTGGTGTTGACCCACGTCGGAGGTCACAAAGGCATCGCCCTTGGTCACTTCGCACAGAGTCTCGATCACGGTCTGCGGCTTGATGACGCTGCCATCGCCCTTGTCGTAAGGGAACAGGCCGCGATCACCGCGCCACTCGTCCACTTGCTTCCACCAACTGGCAACGGACTCCTTGTTCGGGGTCTCGCCGATTTCCTTGAGGATCGCGACCATTTCGTTCAGGACGCTTTCCACCGGGCCCACGATTGGCACGTCGGCCTTGATGGTCTTGGAGATCGAAGCCGGGTCGATATCGATGTGGATGATTTTGGCATTCGGGCAGAATTTCGCCGGGCCGTTGATCACTCGGTCATCGAAACGCGCGCCGACCGCCAGGATCACGTCAGCATGGTGCATGGCCAGGTTGGCGGTGTAGCTGCCGTGCATGCCGAGCATGCCAATGAACTGACGGTCGGTGCCAGGGTAGGCACCCAGGCCCATCAGGGTATTGGTCACGGGCAGGTTGAGCATCTGGGCCAGTTCGGTCAGCGGCGCGGAGCCGCCACCGAGGATCACGCCGCCACCTGCGTACAACACAGGACGCTTGGCCGCCAGGAGCATTTCTGCCGCCTTGCGGATTTGCCCGGAGTGACCACGAACAGCCGGGCTGTAGGAACGCAGCTTGGCTTTTTTCGGGAAGACGTATTCGAACTTCTCGGCCGGGTTGGTCATGTCTTTCGGAATATCGACAACCACCGGACCAGGACGACCGGATTGCGCCAGGTAGAACGCCTTCTTCATGACTTCCGGGATTTCCGAAGCGTGCTTGATCATGAAGCTGTGCTTCACGATCGGCCGGGAGATACCGATCATGTCGGTTTCCTGGAACGCGTCGGTGCCGACCATGGTGCTAGGCACCTGACCGGAAATGATCACCATTGGAATCGAGTCCATATAGGCGGTGGCAATCCCGGTGATGGCGTTTGTGGCGCCTGGACCGGAAGTCACCAATACCACGCCGGCTTTACCGGTGGCACGGGCATAGCCGTCAGCCATATGGGTAGCCGCTTGTTCGTGGCGAACCAGGATGTGAGTCACTTCCGGTTCTTTGAACAGGGCATCGTATACATGAAGGAGAGCACCACCCGGGTACCCGTAGATATATTTGACGCCTTCGTCACGCAAAAAGCGGACGAGCATCTCACCGCCAGATAAAAGCTCCACGTTGTTCACCTCTAAAACGCCAGAATACCGCCCACATAAGGGGACGGGTCTTAATAGGTTTACTTCTCAGCAGAGCATGAGCGACGGTGGTCGCCGACTACGTCAGCACTGACTGAGCAAGTATTGGGAGCGTCCCAAGTGTTGCGGGACTTTCCCACCCAGCGCGAGGTAACGCGTTGCGGGTGTAACAGGTCGGCGCGGATGTGCGCCTCATGATCTGCTGAGCGGGCCTGCTTCTGGCAGTCCCTCTACAGCGGACTTTGGATTCTTCTGTTTCGCCCTCTGCAAGTCAAGCCGTCAATGTGCTTAATTCGAACTAAGCGCATGAGAACGCAAGAAAAAACCGCCAAACCCCAGGTCGGATTATTTCAATTGCGCAGTTTTGGCAAGAAAATGGCATACGAACGCACCGGTCGCGGCGCACAGAGGGGATTTTCTGGGGGATTGAACGTCACCGCCAGCAGGACGCTGGCAGTGAGCACATCAACGGGAGGCGCTGATCAGTTGGTCGAACTCTTTGAGCAGGACCTGCAACTGACGATCCCGGCCCTGGACATCGCGGGCGGCGAAGACCATTTCGGCCATCTCCTGAATCCCCGAGGCATTGGGCAAGGGCAGATCCTGTTCGAGGATCAGCTTCATACGTGGCAGGAAGATCCATTGCAGCCACTGCTCGAAGTCCAGGGTGTCGACCGAAAACGGCTCGACACTGGACAGCGCCTGCGCAGAAGGCGAAACCTCGTCCCACCAGCCCTGGACCCGCAATTCGCGCTCGATCAGCAACAGTTGCTCGGCAATCTTCGGAAAACGTTGATCCATCACAGCGTAACCTTGGCCTTCTGCCGCGCCTGGGCCGCACCGGCGGCATCGCCCTGCTGCTCACGCGCCTGGGCGATCAACCCCCACAGGCTAGCCTGCAAGTCAGGACGGCCATTGGCCAGGGTCAAACCACGACGGGCGAACTGCTCCGCCTGGGGCGCATCGCCTTGGGCCATGCGCACTTGCGCCAGGCGATAGAGCACTTGCGGCTCACGCGGGGCTACCCGCTGGGCCCGCTCAAGGCTCGAAGACGCGCCATTGAGGTCACCACCCGCCTGTTGCTGCTGGGCCGTGGTGAGCAAGGCCAGCACCGGACCGTCCAACTGCTCGTCAGCCGACAGGCCACCGGCCGCGCTGCTGGCAGAAGGCACGCCGCTCGGCGTCGGCGGCAGGCTGTAGCTGGTGCTCGGTACGAGCGGGCCACTGTCGACCGGCCCCGGAGTAATCGGCCCGGAACTGATCGGCCCTGGGGTGATCGGCTGGGTGCTGATCGGCATCGAGGTCGTGGCGCCGCCCCCTGGCACCATCACCACCACACCGGTATCACCCTGTGGGATGGCCTGGACCTGGCCCTGTGTCGGGCGGGTCACGGTGGTCTTGCGAAAGCCGCCGTTGGCAGAGAGCCGCTCGCTGTTGGACACCGCAGTGCCCGAATCGACCACCGGAATCGAGCCGCGCTGCACGGTCGAGCAGCCACTGAGCAAAGTCAGAGCCGTCAGCGTCACCGCTGGAATAAACCACTTGTTCACTTGAAACCCTCTCTGCTTAATTCATCCAGCCCTTGACCCAGTCCATCACCGACTCGCCTGAGGCGGGGTCTGTGCCACCGCAGGCGGCGCCGGGAGGCGGTTCGCTGCCGCGAATATACGGCATCTGCACCGCGCCCGGGCAACTGGCATCCGAGCCCTGCCCGGTCCGCGAATCGACCCAGGCCTGCACGATGTTGTCCGGCTGTGGCATGTCCAGCGGCAGCGGGTCGGCCTTGCGCATGAAACTGCTCCAGACCTGCAGCGCACCGGTGGCCCCGGTGAACGGCGTCTTGCCGTTGTCATCGCGGCCCAGCCACACCACCGCCAGCAGATCCTGGCTGAAACCAGCAAACCAGCTATCGCGCGAATCGTTACTGGTACCGGTCTTGCCTGCCAGGGTCAGCGTCTTGGGCAGCACGTTATAAACCGAACTGCCGGTACCCTCGCGCATCACCCGCTGCATGGCGCTCTGGATCAGATAAATGGACGCCGGATCAAAGCGCTGCTGGATCTGGAATGGATAACGCTTGAGCGGCTCGCCCTCGGCCGTCAGCACGCTGCGAATCCCGCGCATCGGCGTATTAAAACCACCGTTGGCCAGGGTCTGGTACATGGTTGCCACTTCGATCAGCGTCAAGGCACCCGCCCCCAACAACATCGACGGGAAGGCCGGGAACTCACGCGTGACGCCGAGGCGGCCGAGGGTCTTCAGGACATTCGGCACCCCGACTTCCAGACCCAGGCGTGCGGTCGAGAGGTTGTAGGAATGCGCCAGCCCCTGATACAGGAAGACCGTGCCGTGGGACCGACGATCATAGTTCTGCGGTTTCCAGACCTGGCCATCGGCGCCTTTTACCGAGAACGAATCGTCGGACAGCCAACTGGTCAGGGTGTACTTGCTCGGCTTCTCCAGCGCCGTCAGATACACCGCTGGTTTGATCAGCGAACCGATCGGGCGCACCGCATCCAGCGCCCGGTTGAACCCGGCAAAGCCGGCCTGGCGACTGCCAATCATGGCCTGTACTTCCCCGGTTTCCGGGTTGGTTACCACCATTGCCGCCTCGACCTCGTCCGCACCTTTGCGTCCGGAAAGACGCTTGAAGGTGTCGTTGACCGAAGCTTCCGCTTTCATCTGCAGAATCGGATCAAAGCTGGTGAAAATCCGCAGGCCTTCTTCGGTCAAGTCTTCGTCGCGGTAGTCTTCGCGCAGTTGACGCTTGACCAGGTCGATAAAGCCCGGGAACGAACTGTCGGCCAGCTTGCCGCGGGTGGTCACACCCAGTGGCAGTTTTTTCGCGGCTGCCACCTGCTCGGCCGTGGCCACGCCCTGTTGCTCGAGGACATCCAGCACCAGGTTGCGCCGCTCAAGCGCCCGCTCGGGGTTGCGCCGCGGGTTGTAGTAGGACGGCCCCTTGACCATGCCCACCAGCATGGCCACTTGATGCAGTTTCAGCTCGGACAACGGCTGGCCGAAGAAGAACTGACTCGCCAGGCCAAACCCGTGCACCGCGCGCTGGCCATCCTGACCGACGAACACCTCATTGAGGTACGCCTCAAGAATTTCGCGCTTGTCGTAATGCAACTCAAGCAACATCGCCATCATCGCTTCGGTCAGCTTGCGGCTCAGGCTGCGCTCGTTGGTCAGGTAGAAGTTCTTGACCAATTGCTGGGTCAGCGTGCTGCCGCCCTGGGTCATTTTGCCGCCAGAGGTGTTGACCCAGACGGCCCGGGCAATCGATTTGGGCGACACACCCCAGTGGCCGTAGAAATCCCGGTCTTCGACCGCGACCAGGGTTTCCAGCAAATAGGGCGGGACCTGATCGAGCTTGATCAGAATCCGATCTTCGAGATTTTTCGGGTAGATCCCGCCGATCAGCAACGGCTCCAGCCGCACCACGGACAGCTTCGACCCGTTCAGCGCGGACAGCTCGGCCACGTAGTCGCCGGAGAAGCGCACACGCACCGGCTGGGCCTTCTCCATGCCTTCATAGAACTGGAAACCACGGGTATTCAGGTCCACGGTATTGCCACTGACTGCCGCCGCACCCGGGCCATTGGCCACGCTTTCGCGGCGATAGCCCAGGGCATCGAGTTCCGTGAGGAAATCTTGCTTGCTGAGCTTTTGTCCGACGAACAGCTCCAGCGGACGGGCGTAAACCTTGGCTGGAATGGTCCAGCGCTTGCCGGAGAACTTCTCCTGGACCACGGCATCAAGGTAAACAGCAAAGCCTGCCAGCACCACGAGGCCGACCAGACTGAGCTTCAGGGCCCAGCCCAGCCAAGGGCTCAGGCCTTTGGAGGGACGTTTTTTAGCAGTGCGGGGGGATCGGGTACGAGTCATGGCGGCGGATTATACGCACTTTATTCCTGATCAACATGAGCCCCGCGAGGTTTGCGTTGGCCCCGCTTGCGGCCATAATGGCGCCCTTGAATTTTCCCAGACTCTGAAGGATCGCCCGTGAGCCAATCCCTGATCGCTGCCCTGCAAAACCCGGCCCTCTACCCGCATCCGGTAGACGGATTCCAGGTCATCGAGACGCACATCTCCTGGGTGCTGCTCACCGGCCCCTACGCCTATAAAGTGAAAAAACCGGTGAACTTCGGCTTCCTCGACTTCACCACGCTCGACGCTCGCGAGCACTTCTGCGCCGAGGAACTGCGCCTCAACCAGCGCCTGACCAACGACCTGTACCTGGAAGTCTTGCCGATCACCGGCAGCGCTGAAGCCCCCCAACTGGGCGGCAGCGGTCCGGTACTGGACTACGCGCTGAAAATGCGTCAGTTCCCGCAAAGCCAACTGCTCAGCACTCTGCAGGCCAACGGCGAGCTGACCACCGCGCACATCGACGCGATGGCCCAACAGATTGCCCGCTTCCACCTCGAAGCGCCGCGCGTTCCGGCCGACCACGAAGCCGGCACACCGGACAGCGTCATGGCCCCGGTACAGCAGAACTTCGAGCAGATTCGTCCGTTCCTCAACGACAAGGCCGACCTGCTGCAACTCGAAGCCCTGCAAGCCTGGGCGCAAAGCAGCTTCGAGCGCCTCAAGCCGCTGCTGGCCCAACGCAAGGCCGAGGGTTTCATCCGCGAATGCCACGGTGATATCCACCTGGGCAACGCCACCGTGATCGACGGCAACGTGGTGATTTTCGACTGCATCGAATTCAACGAGCCGTTCCGCTTCACCGATGTCTATGCCGACACCGGTTTCCTCGCGATGGACCTGGAAGACCGCGGCCTGAAAAGCCTCGCTCGCCGCTTCATGAGCCAGTACCTGGAGCTGACCGGCGATTACCAGGGCCTGGAGCTGCTGAACTTCTACAAAGCCTACCGGGCCCTGGTGCGCGCCAAGGTCAGCCTGTTCAGCATGCCTGCCGATGCGACCCCCGTGCAGCGTGCCACTACCCTGCGCCAGTACCGCAACTACGCCAACCTGGCGGAAAGCTACAGCACCATCCCATCGCGCTTCCTGGCCATCACCCACGGCGTCTCGGCAGTCGGCAAAAGCCGCGTGGCCATGCGCCTGGTTGAAGCGCTGGGCGCCATCCGCCTGCGTTCCGATGTCGAGCGCAAGCGCCTGTTCGGCGAGCAACAGGTACCCAACGATCCACAAGCCGGCATCTACGGCGCCGATGCCAGCGCCGCCACCTATGCACGCCTGCACGAGATTGCCGACGTGATCCTGCGTGCCGGCTTCCCAGTGGTGCTCGACGCCACGTACCTCAAGCGCGAGCAGCGCGATGGCGCGGCGCACGTTGCCGAGGCCACTGGCGCACCCTTCCTGATTCTTGACTGCAACGCACCCCAAGCCGTGATCGAGAGCTGGCTGGCCCAGCGCCAGGCCGACAAAAACGATCCATCCGACGCCAACCTGGCCGTTATCGCCGCTCAACAAGCCAATCGCGAAGCCCTGACGCCAGCAGAGATTCTCTGCAGCAAACGGGTGCAGACCAACGAAAGCGGGACCCTGGACACCGTCGTCGCCCAGATCCGCCAGCGCCTGCCAGGCCTGTAAGCACGCGAGGTAACCGGCGTGAGGTTGTGATGACCTCACGCCGGTTACGCAGTGGCACTATACTGGCGTCATAAATCCAACACGGTGACGCCCATGAGCCAGCCCACACTGCTCGATACCCCGCTCTACGCCCTGCTGCACAAAGACGATATCCATGGCTTCAACCGCGAACGCCCACAGAACGGCACCATCGACATGGTGGGCGGTGATTTTCGCGGCCTCGATCTGCGTGAACTGAACGCTGCAGGCATTGATTTCAGCTATGCCTACTTCCGCTCCGCCGACCTGCGCGGCATTGATTTTCGCCAGGCCTCCCTGGAAGGCGCGAGCCTGGCCCATGCGCAAATTTCCGGCGCCTACTTCCCGCCCGAACTTTCGGCCGACGAAATCCTTATGTCGATGAACTTCGGTACCCGCCTGCGTTACCGCACTCGCTAATCCGCCTCACACCCACTGAACGTCTGGCGCCGCCACGGGGCCGGACTTGGCGCGTCGTTTTCACGACACCCACCCCCGTCGCAACGCCTCTCGCAGAGCCATCTGGCACATGGCCTTAGAAGCTTTTGCGTTCAAACCGACCAAAGAACCACGCTTTTCCTACTGACCGCTACACTCCTCAAAGGTCCGCCCAACGCACTCTTCGCCCATCGCAAGGAGGCTTGATGAATGACGAACTGCAACACCTGAAGAATCTTGGCAAGACGTCGGCGCAATGGCTGCATGCCGTAGGCATTCACAGTGCTTCGGATTTGCGCCGGCTGGGGGCGGTGGATGCTTACAGGGCGGTACGCACCCGCGGGTTCCGTGCATCGAAGGTGCTGCTGTACGCGATCGAGGGGGCACTGCTGGACATGCACTGGAACGATATTCCCGCCGAACGCAAAGACGCCCTCAACAAACAACTGGAAGCCATCTCGTCCCGACAAAAGAATTGAGCCCGTTCGACAGCGGGCAACCCCAGGGTTTACAGGGGTTTCAAACAAGCGTTTAGAGAAATGAAAAAGAATTCGAGAATCATCCGTTGACTTAGAAATGAGAATCGTTATGATTATCACAACTGGTCGCGAGATCAGCTGATCTTCTGGAAGACCATTGGTTCGGACTCTCAGATTATCTCCTCATCAGGCTAATCACGGTTATTTGACCCGGCTCTTGCCGGGTCTTTTTTTGCCTGTCGATTACCCACCGTCAGTCGCTCACTGGCGCATTGAGGCGCAATAATCCTGCACCGGCCGGACGGCCGTGTACCAGGCGTAATCCGCCGAGGCCGTTGCCACTGGCTGACCTTTCTCCGCCAGCATCAACACCACCGCTGGCGGGCGCGCGTCGAGATCCGCCATGTGCACCGGCACCCCGAGATCCAGGCGAGCGTGATAACCACCGGCCAATAGCATGGCGGGCGTCGCTGCAATCATCAGGCGCTCGGCCATTCGCCGATCGCGGTGTTGCTGCACGGCCAGCATCGCCGGCATCTGGCTCTCGGGTAGCAGGCCGCAATGGGATAACGCAATTTGCGCCAGCAACGACGCCCTGACCGAGGCCGCATTCGAGCGCCCACCGCTCAGGGCTGGTGCCTCTTTGTAGAGACGCCGCACCTCAGGCCCATCGAGATTGGCTGCCAGCAAGGGATAAGGGTGGGCCAAGGCATAACGCACAATCGGGCCATACAGACTCCAGTCCCAACCCGGCTGCCAGGCCAGCGCGGCCGGCAGATCAGCCGGCCATTGCCCCGGACTGCGTGCGCGCAGTTGATCGACCGCGGCCTGTTGCCCGGGGGTGAGCATTTCCAGCAACAGACTGCCTTGCGCCCGGCGCTGGGCCAACGCGTGCAACAGCCATAGTTGGACCTGGTGGTGATCAGGGTTGTCATGCTGCTCGCCGACGATCACCCGGGGCGCTGCGGCCAAACGCTCGACCAGCGCCTGGGCCGTCAGTGTCTGCCCGCTGCGCAGATCGATAATCTCGCCAGCAGGCTGGCCTACGCCAGTCGGCACCCCGCTCTGGCAGGCCGCCAGCAGCAGACACAGCACAATCAGGATTCGACCCATGCACTCACCTCAGCGGGCAATGATCAGCGGATGCCCACGCTCCGGGTGCGGCTGCACCAACACCTCCAGGCCGAACACCGCCTGCAGGGACTCGGGGCGCAGTACCTGTTGCGGGGTGTCCAGGGCATGGGGGCGACCGTTTTCCAGGAGCAGAATGCGGTCACAGTAGCGCGCGGCCAGATTCAGATCATGCAGGATCACCAGCACCGCCGCACCGCGATCGGCAAACTGGCGCACGGCCTGCAACGTAGTGTGTTGATGCAGGGGGTCGAGCATCGAGGTTGGCTCATCGAGCAGCAAGGTCTGCCCTGCTTCACCCGGCCATAGCTGCGCCAGCACCCGCGCCAGGTGCACCCGCTGGCGCTCACCACCCGAGAGTGCGGTGTAGCTGCGCCCGCTCAAGTGGGCAACGTCAGCTGCTTGCAAGGCCGCGGCGACAATTTCGTCATCTCGCTGGCGGCCGGTCTGATGCGGCAAGCGGCCCATGCCGACCACCTCCTCGACGCGGAAGGCGAAATCCAGGGTCGAACTCTGCGGCAGCACGGCCAGGCGCTGCGCGCGCTGGGCGCCGTCCCACTCACTCAATGGGCGCTGGTCCAGCCAGACGTGGCCATGATCGGCACGCAGTTCCCCGCACAGGGCTGCCAGCAAGGTGCTTTTGCCAGCACCGTTGGGGCCCAGCACACCAAGCACCTCGCCTGGGTTGAGCGCAAGGTCGATGTCCGCCAGGACGATGTTGCCACCTCGACGGATCTGCAGGTTTTCCACGCGCAGCATCAGGCACGACCTCGCAACAACAGGAACAGAAAGAACGGTGCACCAATGAACGCGGTGACGATGCCGATTGGTAATTCCGCCGGTGCCAGCGCCAGGCGCGCCACCAGGTCGGCCAGCAATAACAGGCTGGCACCCGCCAGGATCGAGGCCGGCAGCAACACCCGGTGATCAGGTCCGGCGAGCAACCGCACCAGGTGCGGCACCACCAGGCCGACAAAGCCGATCATCCCCGCCGCCGCGACAGCCGCACCCACTCCTAGCGCGGTGCAGAACACCAGTTCGCGCTTGAGCCGCTCGACATTGATCCCCAGGTGACTGGCCTCGGACTCGCCAAGCAGCAGCGCATTCAATGCCTTGGCCCGGCGCGGCAACCATAGCGCCACCACCACCGTCACCAGCAGCAAGGGCCAGAGCCGCGCATAACTGGCGCCATTGAGACTGCCCAGGTTCCAGAACGTCAGGGTGCGCAAGGTCGCATCGTCGGCCAGATAAGTGAACAAGCCCACCGCCGACCCCGCCAACGCCGTCAGGGCGATGCCCGCCAGCAACATGGTCGCGACGTTGGTCTGGCCGTTGCGCCGGCCCAGACGATAAACCAGCGCCGTCACCCCCAGGCCGCCGAGGAAGGCACAGATCGACAACAAGTACGGACCGATCGCCTCCGGCATTCCGCCAAACAACGAACCACCGACAATCGCGATCGCCGCGCCGAGGGCCGCGCCACTGGAAACCCCCACCAGCCCCGGGTCCGCCAGCGGGTTGCGGAACAGCCCCTGCATCGCCACCCCAGACAGGGCCAGGACGCCACCCACCGCCAGCCCGAGCAAGGTTCGCGGCAAACGGATCTGCCCGAGTATCAGCTCGGCCTGCTCCAGGCCATCACCCGCAATCGGCAACCCGAGCATACGCAGGGCCGCCCGCAAGGTGTCCAGCAACGGCAAGCTGACGGGGCCCAGAGCCAGGGACAGCCAGGTCGCCAGCACACACAGCAGACCCAGGCCAATGAACAACGAACGCGGTTTTACCAGAGTGCTCATTGGGCGGCAGTGGCCTTGGCGGACTCAGCCGGATAGAAACCGGCAGACAGCTTGACCAGGCTTTGCGGCAAACGCGGTCCCAGGCCGCCGACCAACAGCGTCGGGTCGAGCTCCAGGACGCGACCGGCCTTGGCCGCCGGCGTCGAGGCGAGGATCGGGTTCTGCTTGAACAACGCTTCACGTGCGGCATCGCCGGTCAATGCCCGGTCCGAGAACACCAGGACATCCGGCGTTAGCCCCGCCAGGGACTCCACCGAAAACGGCTTATAGCCACTGTGGGTCGCCAGGTTATGCCCGCCGGCCTGTTGCAGTAGCCAATCGGCCGCGGTGTCTTTACCCGCAATCAACGGCTTGCCCCCGGCGTGGCCCAGCAACAGCAGCACCCCCGGTGCCTTGGCGCTGGCCTGGGCCTGGCTGACCCAGGCCTGCTGCTGCGCAATTTGCTGTTGATAACCGTCGAACAGTGCCGTGGCCTGCGCCTCGCTGCCCAGCAAGCGCCCCAGATGCTGCAAATTGTTCTGCAGGGTGGGCAAGTCCGGCTGAGCCGAGAACAGCTCGACCTGGACCCCGGCACTGCGAATCTGCGACAACACCGGCGGTGGGCCCATTTCTTCGGTGCCGATCAGGATCTGCGGACGCAGGCTCAAAATGCCTTCCGCCGACAGTTGGCGTTGATAACCGATACTCGGCAAGCTCTTGAGTGACTCCGGGTGCTGGCTGGTGGTGTCCACTCCCACCAGCTTGGCCTGCGCGCCCAAGGCACTGACCCACTCCGACAGCGCGCCCCCGGCACTGACCCAGCGTTGCGGCAATTCGGCCGCTGCGGCCCCATGGGTAACCAGAAGTCCGACACAGAGCGCGATAGCGCTGGTACTCAGGCGCATAACAGGGTTTCCTTTCAGGAGTTTTCCCGCACAATCCCAGGCGCTTTGGCTAACGCACCTTCGCGGGCGAAGCCGGCATTTGATAATTGTTAGCATTTGCGCGTCAAGCACGGACATATTTGCTAACCAGCGCACGCAGCACATAACCGCCGCAGGCCAGGGTCTTCGGCACCTGAGGATAGTCATGAAGTTTCTTTGTACCAGCGCCGAACTGGTCGATGCCAGTAGCCGTGGCTTCGAGATTGCCGGACAAAAGATCTTTGCCGTGCGCCGCGAAGGCCGGGTCTACGCTTACCAGAACCGTTGCCCGCACCGTGGCGTCGGCCTGGAATGGCAGCCGGACCAAT from Pseudomonas sp. S04 encodes the following:
- a CDS encoding FecCD family ABC transporter permease — protein: MLATWLSLALGPVSLPLLDTLRAALRMLGLPIAGDGLEQAELILGQIRLPRTLLGLAVGGVLALSGVAMQGLFRNPLADPGLVGVSSGAALGAAIAIVGGSLFGGMPEAIGPYLLSICAFLGGLGVTALVYRLGRRNGQTNVATMLLAGIALTALAGSAVGLFTYLADDATLRTLTFWNLGSLNGASYARLWPLLLVTVVVALWLPRRAKALNALLLGESEASHLGINVERLKRELVFCTALGVGAAVAAAGMIGFVGLVVPHLVRLLAGPDHRVLLPASILAGASLLLLADLVARLALAPAELPIGIVTAFIGAPFFLFLLLRGRA
- a CDS encoding ChaN family lipoprotein, giving the protein MGRILIVLCLLLAACQSGVPTGVGQPAGEIIDLRSGQTLTAQALVERLAAAPRVIVGEQHDNPDHHQVQLWLLHALAQRRAQGSLLLEMLTPGQQAAVDQLRARSPGQWPADLPAALAWQPGWDWSLYGPIVRYALAHPYPLLAANLDGPEVRRLYKEAPALSGGRSNAASVRASLLAQIALSHCGLLPESQMPAMLAVQQHRDRRMAERLMIAATPAMLLAGGYHARLDLGVPVHMADLDARPPAVVLMLAEKGQPVATASADYAWYTAVRPVQDYCASMRQ
- a CDS encoding Rieske (2Fe-2S) protein, with the protein product MKFLCTSAELVDASSRGFEIAGQKIFAVRREGRVYAYQNRCPHRGVGLEWQPDQFLDPSASLIQCATHGALFLIESGECVAGPCAGQSLKALHCREDAQGIWVQG
- a CDS encoding heme/hemin ABC transporter substrate-binding protein yields the protein MRLSTSAIALCVGLLVTHGAAAAELPQRWVSAGGALSEWVSALGAQAKLVGVDTTSQHPESLKSLPSIGYQRQLSAEGILSLRPQILIGTEEMGPPPVLSQIRSAGVQVELFSAQPDLPTLQNNLQHLGRLLGSEAQATALFDGYQQQIAQQQAWVSQAQASAKAPGVLLLLGHAGGKPLIAGKDTAADWLLQQAGGHNLATHSGYKPFSVESLAGLTPDVLVFSDRALTGDAAREALFKQNPILASTPAAKAGRVLELDPTLLVGGLGPRLPQSLVKLSAGFYPAESAKATAAQ
- a CDS encoding TfoX/Sxy family protein; the protein is MNDELQHLKNLGKTSAQWLHAVGIHSASDLRRLGAVDAYRAVRTRGFRASKVLLYAIEGALLDMHWNDIPAERKDALNKQLEAISSRQKN
- a CDS encoding heme ABC transporter ATP-binding protein — its product is MLRVENLQIRRGGNIVLADIDLALNPGEVLGVLGPNGAGKSTLLAALCGELRADHGHVWLDQRPLSEWDGAQRAQRLAVLPQSSTLDFAFRVEEVVGMGRLPHQTGRQRDDEIVAAALQAADVAHLSGRSYTALSGGERQRVHLARVLAQLWPGEAGQTLLLDEPTSMLDPLHQHTTLQAVRQFADRGAAVLVILHDLNLAARYCDRILLLENGRPHALDTPQQVLRPESLQAVFGLEVLVQPHPERGHPLIIAR